Genomic DNA from Bacteroides zhangwenhongii:
GGAGGATTTGGTTGATTTGTTTCAGGAAGCCTATCTGGCTGCCACCCGTAGAGAAGAAGAGGAAGAAAGATGAAAATATTAGCTATACGATTGAAGAATCTTACTTCCATTGAAGGGACGGTGGAAGTGGATTTCACTGCTGAGCCATTGCGATCGGCCGACATATTCGCTATTTCTGGTCCTACGGGAGCGGGAAAGTCAACCTTGTTGGATGCGTTATGTCTGGCGTTGTATGATAAAGCGCCCCGTTTCGCCGCTTCGGTGGAAAGTGTGAATCTGGCGGATGTAGGGGATAACCGGATTAATCAGTCCGATGTGCGTAACCTGTTGCGTCGTGGCACAAGTGACGGTTATGCAGAAGTTGATTTTCTGGGAGTAGACGGACACCGTTACCGCTCTTGTTGGTCGGTGAGACGTACGCGGAATAAAGTGAGCGGCTCTTTGCAGCCGCAAATGATGGAGGTGAAGGAGCTGGATACGGGGAAAGAATTTCAAGGGACGAAGAAGGAGTTGCTGGCACAATTGGTTGAGTTGATCGGGCTGACGTATGAGCAGTTTACCCGTACCGTATTGTTAGCTCAGAATGACTTTGCCACTTTCTTGAAATCTAAAGGAGCGGCTAAGGCGGAGTTGCTTGAAAAACTGACGGGGACCGGAGTGTATTCTTTCATTTCGCAGGAAGTGTTTGCCCGGAATAAGGCAGCGCAGGAAGAGGTAGCTTTGATTCATAATAAGATGAGTGTGATTGAATTGATTCCGGAAGAGGAACAGCTTGCCTTGCAGAAAGAAAAAGAGTTGTTGGCTGAAAAGCGTTCGGAAGGAATCAAATTGCTGGCGGAACAGAATGCGCAGTTGAATGTTGTCCGTTCATTGAATACGCAAGAGGAGCTCCGGACAAAGAAGCAGAAAGAGGAACAAGGAGAACAGGCCAGACTAAAGACCGCTTTGGACACATTGGCCTCGCAGGAGGAAGGCTTGGTTCGTTTCAAAGCCCAATGGGAAGCTATACAGCCGGACTTGAAGCGAGCCCGTCAACTGGATGTGCAGATACAGTCCCAACAAGAGGGTTATATACAGTCTCAACAACTATTGCAGGCAGCCCGTAAGCAGGTGCAGGAGCAGGACAAGAGAAAACGGATGGTTGAGGAACAGTTGCATTTGTCTTATCAGACCTTACGTCGTCTATTGAATGTTGCAGGGACGGAAGACAGTCTGCTGCTTGAACAGGTGGAAGAAACTTTACGGCAGGAAGAGGGAAATTTGTCTGCCGGAATAGAAACGAACGAGAAACGTCTGGAGCGGTTGAATGCTTTCGGATATCCGTCGTTAGCTGAAGAACAGGTCAAGTTGCAGAAAGAATTGGCACGTCAGCAGAATATCCGGCAATTGACGGAAGCGTTGAAGAAGGCGGTGTCGGAAATAGAGCATTTGGAAAAAGAGACGGCAGATTGTTCGAAGGAGCTTTCGGAACGGGAAGTTGCCTTGAAAACAGTACAACGTCTTTATGAAAACGCCCGCATGGCGGTAGGGAAGGATGTGAAAGCTTTGAGGCGGCAATTGGAGGAAGGAGAAGCCTGTCCGGTTTGTGGTAGTACTTCGCATCCGTATCATCGGGAACAGGAAGTGGTGGATACTCTTTTCCGGAATATGGAGCAGGAGTATAATGCGGCAACAGCGGTTTATCAGCAGGTGAACAACCGGAGCATTGCCTTGCAACGTGATTTGGCACATCAGAAGATGATTGCGGGGCAGGTACGTGAACAATTGTCGGCTTTCCAAAAAGAAAGCGCCGACACCGGAAATGAGGAACAGATACAACAACGCTTGGGAGAACTGGCGAAGCTTATTTTAGAATACCGTAATCTGTATGCGGAATGGCAGCGGGGTGATGAAGAGATAAAGAAGCTGCGTTCGCATTATGAAGCCTTGCGTGAGAATGTTTCCCAGTGCCGTTTAGCCATGCAAAAGGTATCGGCTGCCAATGAACAGTCGGTGCTATTACAGAATGCCGCGATTGCCGAACAAAAGCGTTTTGAGGTGATAGAGAAAGCATTGGATACACTTCGTCGGGAACGTTCGGACTTATTGAAAGGAAAGAGTGCCGATGAGGCGGAAGCCGCCGTAGCAAGGCGGGAAGGAGAATTGAATCTGGCGTTGGAGAAAGCCCGTAAGGAGGTAGAGACGGCTCAAAACGGACTTTCCGGCTTGCAAGGAGAGCTGAAACAGATTACTTCGTCTATTGAAGAGTTGCAAGTGCGGCAGAAGCAAATCGAATTCCCCGAACAGCTTCCGGAAGCAATAAAGAAACAACAGGAGGAGAATCTGAATACGGAACGCAGCCTTTCCATTATTGAAGCCCGTTTGTTGCAGCAGGCTAAGAATAAAGCGGTGGTGGAGCAGATAGCAAAAGAACTTTCAGAGAAACAATCGGTTGCCGACCGTTGGGCAAAGTTGAATAAGCTGATTGGCAGTGCGGATGGAGCAAAATTCAAAGTCATAGCGCAAAGTTATACCTTGAATCTGTTATTGCTTCATGCCAATAAACATTTGTCTTATCTTTCCAAACGCTATAAATTGCAACAGGTTCCCGGTACATTGGCCTTGCAGGTTGTCGACTGTGATATGTGTGATGAGATACGAACGGTTTATTCCCTTTCCGGAGGCGAATCATTCTTAATCTCGCTGGCATTGGCATTGGGATTGTCATCTTTATCCAGCAATAATTTGAAGGTGGAGTCGCTTTTTATAGACGAAGGGTTCGGATCTTTGGATGCGGAAAGCCTGCGTACGGCTATGGAAGCGTTGGAGCAACTGCAAATGCAGGGAAGAAAAATAGGCGTGATCTCTCATGTGCAGGAAATGAGCGAACGGATTTCCGTTCAGGTGCAGGTACACAAGAAAGTGAATGGAAAGAGTGTGCTTAGCGTTGTAGGATAAGCACACTCTTTCCTCTTTATTATCTGAATTCGTTTAATTCGTTCAGATTCTTTTTGATTTCGTGGATACGGTTTAGGAACTTCTTGCGGTAAATCCATAAGATCAGTCCTAGACCGCCTCCCCATAACAGGACAAAAAAGGAAATCATGCCTATACCGTATTGCCATACTTGCCAGTAAATGAATGAAAGAACAGCCAATACCAGAAGGAAAAAGATGGCAAACAGACGCTCTCTGATGGTCCATCGGTGGATGCGGTTGACACGGCTGATTACTTCTATCAAAGGCATTTCGTCTACTCGGGTCCGCTGGAGGTAGCGGGTAGTGACGATATCCCAGCAAAGTGCGGGAATCCAGGCAAGAAGGATAATGATATAGATAGGGTTCAGCCTGTTGTGCAACAGGACTTCCGCCAAGAACAGGATCAGTATCGGCAGGGAAATCAGAATCAGCTTTATGTTCAGATTGGCAATGGCGTGAATGCCCTTGCCGGTATGTCCCAGCAATTTCGAAAGTTCCTCTTCTTTAATGAACTCTTTGTCCTTCAGGTGCTCATCGAGTACATTCCAGGATTTCTTCAATTCTTCCAGTTCCATATATCTTTAGTCTTCCTTTTTCATTTTTTTTAGTTTGTCTTTGATGCGGCTTAACTTGGTAGCTACATTCGTTACCGTCAGTCCGGTAATCTCTGCAATCTCCTCGTAACTCTTCTCTTCGAGATAGAGCAGGATGATGGATTTGTCGAGTTGTCCCAATTGATTGATCATCCGGTAAAGCTGTTTCAGCATTTCATTGACCGGATCGTGCGCTTCGATACTCCAGTCAATCTCTTTGGTGAGGCTGACAATCTCCGGTATATTCTTTTCCTTGCGATAAAAACTGATACAGGTGTTGAGGGCAATACGATAAATCCATGTCGATATTTTACACTCTTTCCTGAATTTGGGATAGGCTTTCCAAAGGTTCAGCACAACATCCTGGTAAAGGTCATTGAGAGGGGCGTTGGGATTGGCGTACAGATAACATACCTTATAGATCACCCGTTCATATTCACGGATGACCGACAAGAATTCTTGTTCAACAGGCCTATCTGTTTCTGCCGACTGTTCCCTCATGAGCGTTATTGTAAATTGGCAGCCAGGAATTTGCGTATCTCTGCCACACTCTTATTCCGGCGGCGGGCATAATCTTCGAGTTGGTCTTCTCCAATCTTCCCTACTGAAAAATATTCGGAAGCCGGATGTGAGAACATAAGTCCGCAGACGGACGCGTGAGGATACATTGCCCCGTTTTCGGTCAGTGAGATACCTATCCGTTTCATATCCAATAGTTCGTCCAATAGGAAATTGACGGATTGGTCGGGCAAAGACGGATAACCGACCGCCGGACGAATACCTTGATATTTTTCAACTAGCAAATCCTCAATGCTTAAATTCTCATCTTTCGCATATCCCCATACTTCTTTTCGTACATACTCATGCATCTTTTCCGTAGCAGCTTCAGCCAGACGGTCGGAAAGAGTTTGGACAAGCAAATGTTTGTAGGGATCTTGCTCGTAAAGCCCTTCCATATCCGCATCGATGGAAGCGGCGAAAGCGCCGATCGTATCGGCTATGCCGGAAGATGACGGGCGCACAAAGTCACTTAAACAAAGGAATGGACTGCCATCTCTTTTAGGTGTTTGCTGGCGGAGTAAAGGAAACGTGATGTATTGGTCTTGTTCCTTTTCAATCACCAGATTGTCTCCGTCGGAGTTTGCTTTACAGAGCTTGAAGATTGTCTTTACTTCATAATCCTTGTCGAGCAGATCCAGCATACGGTTGGCCTCTTTGAAAAGCTGCATGGCTTCGGAGGCTTTATTCCGTTCTTCTTCCGGAAAAGTGGTCAGCCATACGGCACGGCAGGCATCGCATCCGTGAATGTTGGCGATAGCCGCGAAACGCGGTTGGAACCCCCATGCGTGGAAAAAGTAAATCCAGTTGATGTAGGGGGCGACCGTATGTATTTTATAAGATAAGACTGTAGGTTGCATAATGGGGCTTGTTTTTCTGTTTGAGAAGTTCACTTACTATCTGAACCTTAACTCTTGTCCACGATAGTTCTCGTCTATCTCTCCGTTATTATATAGCAGATGCCCGTTTGCAAAAGTCTTTTCTACTTTCCAATTGAATGTATGTCCCTCCAACGGGCTCCATTTGCATTTACTTAAAATGCAGTCTGCCGTTACCGTCCAATTGCTGTCCGGACGTACTAACACAAGGTCTGCTTGATAACCTTTCCGGATGAATCCCCGATTCTGTATTTCGTACATTTGGGCAGGAGCATGAGCCATCTTCTCTACCACTTTCTCTATTGTAAATACTCCTTTGTCCACAAGTTCCAGCATACTGGCCAGTGAAAACTGAATCATTGGCATTCCCGACATCGCTTTCAATGCCCCTCCTTCTTTCTCGCTTAGCAGGTGCGGAGCGTGGTCT
This window encodes:
- a CDS encoding AAA family ATPase, with protein sequence MKILAIRLKNLTSIEGTVEVDFTAEPLRSADIFAISGPTGAGKSTLLDALCLALYDKAPRFAASVESVNLADVGDNRINQSDVRNLLRRGTSDGYAEVDFLGVDGHRYRSCWSVRRTRNKVSGSLQPQMMEVKELDTGKEFQGTKKELLAQLVELIGLTYEQFTRTVLLAQNDFATFLKSKGAAKAELLEKLTGTGVYSFISQEVFARNKAAQEEVALIHNKMSVIELIPEEEQLALQKEKELLAEKRSEGIKLLAEQNAQLNVVRSLNTQEELRTKKQKEEQGEQARLKTALDTLASQEEGLVRFKAQWEAIQPDLKRARQLDVQIQSQQEGYIQSQQLLQAARKQVQEQDKRKRMVEEQLHLSYQTLRRLLNVAGTEDSLLLEQVEETLRQEEGNLSAGIETNEKRLERLNAFGYPSLAEEQVKLQKELARQQNIRQLTEALKKAVSEIEHLEKETADCSKELSEREVALKTVQRLYENARMAVGKDVKALRRQLEEGEACPVCGSTSHPYHREQEVVDTLFRNMEQEYNAATAVYQQVNNRSIALQRDLAHQKMIAGQVREQLSAFQKESADTGNEEQIQQRLGELAKLILEYRNLYAEWQRGDEEIKKLRSHYEALRENVSQCRLAMQKVSAANEQSVLLQNAAIAEQKRFEVIEKALDTLRRERSDLLKGKSADEAEAAVARREGELNLALEKARKEVETAQNGLSGLQGELKQITSSIEELQVRQKQIEFPEQLPEAIKKQQEENLNTERSLSIIEARLLQQAKNKAVVEQIAKELSEKQSVADRWAKLNKLIGSADGAKFKVIAQSYTLNLLLLHANKHLSYLSKRYKLQQVPGTLALQVVDCDMCDEIRTVYSLSGGESFLISLALALGLSSLSSNNLKVESLFIDEGFGSLDAESLRTAMEALEQLQMQGRKIGVISHVQEMSERISVQVQVHKKVNGKSVLSVVG
- a CDS encoding RNA polymerase sigma factor; amino-acid sequence: MREQSAETDRPVEQEFLSVIREYERVIYKVCYLYANPNAPLNDLYQDVVLNLWKAYPKFRKECKISTWIYRIALNTCISFYRKEKNIPEIVSLTKEIDWSIEAHDPVNEMLKQLYRMINQLGQLDKSIILLYLEEKSYEEIAEITGLTVTNVATKLSRIKDKLKKMKKED
- a CDS encoding vitamin B12 dependent-methionine synthase activation domain-containing protein, whose protein sequence is MQPTVLSYKIHTVAPYINWIYFFHAWGFQPRFAAIANIHGCDACRAVWLTTFPEEERNKASEAMQLFKEANRMLDLLDKDYEVKTIFKLCKANSDGDNLVIEKEQDQYITFPLLRQQTPKRDGSPFLCLSDFVRPSSSGIADTIGAFAASIDADMEGLYEQDPYKHLLVQTLSDRLAEAATEKMHEYVRKEVWGYAKDENLSIEDLLVEKYQGIRPAVGYPSLPDQSVNFLLDELLDMKRIGISLTENGAMYPHASVCGLMFSHPASEYFSVGKIGEDQLEDYARRRNKSVAEIRKFLAANLQ